In Salmo salar chromosome ssa03, Ssal_v3.1, whole genome shotgun sequence, a single genomic region encodes these proteins:
- the LOC106600999 gene encoding reprimo-like protein, whose product MNGSFFDQAQGALFNRSQVLAGTLVNCCNGTDVATSDGGSLALPPDERKLFISRVVQIAVLCVLSLTVMFGIFFLGCNLMIKSESMINFMVKDRRPSKDVEAPVMIGLS is encoded by the coding sequence ATGAACGGCTCCTTCTTCGACCAAGCCCAGGGCGCACTATTCAACAGGAGCCAAGTCCTCGCCGGTACTCTGGTGAACTGCTGCAACGGGACGGACGTGGCAACCAGTGACGGCGGTTCGCTGGCGCTACCTCCAGACGAGCGGAAACTCTTTATCAGTCGCGTCGTACAGATCGCGGTCCTGTGCGTACTGTCGCTCACCGTCATGTTTGGCATCTTTTTCCTCGGCTGCAACCTCATGATCAAATCGGAGAGTATGATTAACTTTATGGTGAAGGACCGGAGACCTTCCAAAGACGTAGAGGCGCCGGTGATGATAGGACTCAGCTAG